The genomic DNA GGGTAGCGCACCGGCACGGCGGTGCGGCCGTAGCGCCCTAGACGCATGAGCATCTTCTTGACCACGTGCGGGTAGCGGAGACTCAGGTCCACTCGCTCGTACGGGTCGGCGCTGATGTTGAACAGCCACAACGACTGGCCGCGGTCCCAGCGCACGCGCTCGCTATGCCAGTGTTTGGCCAGCAGCGTGGTCGAGAAGGTCTGTGGCGGCACCCAGTCGCCGTAGCCCGGCACGCCGGTCAGCAGTTTCCAGTGGCCCACGCGCAGCGCCGCCTGCACCTCCGTGTTCCACAGGCCGTAGCCGGCCTTCCACGAGCCGTTCTTGGCGCGCATGTAGATGGGGTCGATGTTGTGCAGGATGTCATGGCGCGGCGACGGCCGGCCCTCGCTGATCGTCTCCCACACGTCATAGCCATCCAGGCTCTGCTCCTCGCCGAGCGACCCGCCCGCCAGCGTCACCAGTGTCGGGTACCAGTCGGTGATATGCATTAGCCCCTGGCACCGCACGCCCTTCTTCATCAACAGGGGGCTGTGAACGAAGCCCACCGCCCGGATGCCCCCTTCCCACAGGGTGCCCTTGCTCCCCCGTAGTGGCCAGTTGCTGCCCCCAGCCATCGGCTGACCTCCATTATCAGACGAGTACACGATCACAGTGTTGTGGTAGTAGCCATAGCGCTTGAGCGCCATCGTGAGGTTGTGCACGGCCTCGTCCAGGCAGCTGACCATGGCGGCGTACTTGCGGCGGTGCAGGTTGGGGATGGACTTGTAGCGCTCCAGGTAGCGTGCCGGCACCTGGAGTGGCGAGTGCACCGCCTGGAAGGCCAGGTAGAGGAAGAGCGGGCGCTGGCGCGGGTTGTGCGATGCCAGGATCTGCACGGCCTTCTGCGTGTACATGAGCGTGGAGTAGTCGCCGCGGTCCTGTTCCCAGGCCGCCTCCTCGCCCTCGTGCAGGTCGTAGCCGCACATGCCAGGCCCGTCGCACTTGTAGTGGCGGTAGTAGTCCCCGCTGCCCAGCAGCGAGCCGAAGAAGGTGTCGAAGCCGCGCTGCGTGGGCATGCAGCCACGTTTGTAGAAGCCCAGGTGCCACTTGCCCACCATGTGCGTGGCGTAGCCCGCCTCCTTCATCTTCTGGGGCAGCGTGATGTTCTCCAGGGGCAGGCAGTTGGGCTGCGTGGGCCGGATGATGGAGTGCTGGAGGCCCGTGTGGATCTGGTACCTGAGGGAGCAGAGAAGAAAGGGGAGAACACATGAGAACAGCCcataaaaggaagaaagagagcacacacagatggagaggagaggagaccaaATAAGAGACCATAAGACCATAAGGAGACTCTGGTACCTACACTGTGTGCCCACTATgtccttatgagcacactgtgtgCGCACTATgtccttatgagcacactgtgtgCGCACTATGTCCCCACTATgtccttatgagcacactgtgtgCCAACTATgtccttatgagcacactgtgtgCGCACTATGTCCCCACTATgtccttatgagcacactgtgtgCCCACTATgtccttatgagcacactgtgtgCCCACTATgtccttatgagcacactgtgtgCACATTATgtccttatgagcacactgtgtgCCCACTATGTCCCCACTATgtccttatgagcacactgtgtgCACATTATGttcttatgagcacactgtgtgCGCACTATgtccttatgagcacactgtgtcCCCACTATGTCCCCACTATgtccttatgagcacactgtgtgCGCACTATgtccttatgagcacactgtgtgCACACTATGTCtttatgagcacactgtgtgCCCACTATGTTGTTGTATGACTGACACTTTGAAGCCTGGCTACTCATGCTTCCCCATACCTGAGGGGGCAGATAAGAACACATGAGTACATTGGAGCCCATAAAGAGAAGAATTAAAAGCCCACTTAAAGACCAggtgaaggagacagagaggagacggagaggagaggagaggaagaggagagggagaggagagggagaagagagggagaggggagggagaagatAAACTATAAAGAGACCATAAAAGACCAGAATGTAGAGATAAGTTAAAcgataaaagagagaaacaagtcTTTTGAAGCACTTCCCATCTAAAGGTAAAATGACTGCAACTATCGGAAATCGAACCTGGGTGACCTACTTACAAAGCGGTGACACTGACAACTGCACCACCGCACCCTAAATGTAAAAAGCTTAACTGTTTATAGATGAACATATTTTACAGTAATATCCAGTCAAGTAGAGGACAGCCAAGAATGCTTCAGTCAGTGGATAATGATACAGAGTTTAACActgtccacatgtgtgtgttataatgtacatgtacatgtgagagagaaaagacctTCACTAGACAAGGCCTAATTTGGCCTTGTCTAGTGAaggtcttttctctctcactgtcattgGACACCAGTGATAAATCAGCTGAAATAGGATTTATAAGTAAGTCATAACAGTAGACCCAAAGCAGTCATAAATATCTGAGGAATTAATTAATCAATTTGACAGATACACACTTCATGTCATTCCAGACAGTTCAGTAGTTTAGGCACAGAAAGCAACCTGCTTTCATCGTCTTTCACCGCCAAATATTTTCAAGATGAAACTAGAATAAGACTCGTTATTCTATGGCACTTTTGTGTCTCTTCCCAAACCCCACTTCAAGTGTGATTCGTCAATGAAGATGACTCCGTGTCTCGAGGTCATGTGGAATTATTTCGGTGTAATGCTAATTGTGGTGGCATCCACCCAAGCCAAACACAAGCAGGAGCTGACAGACGAGCCCACGCTCGTCCACCGGTAACCTGGGAGCCCGAACACGTTTGACCCAGAATGTCCAAGAGCAACGAGCCAAATAGAGCATGTGTTAGTTTTGTGCTCAAAAGCAGAAAGGCAATCCATCCTCCCGCTGAGACAGAAAACACAGGGAAGAGGGAATGACTTGTTGTGGGGATCatagtgggtggtgtgtgtgtgtgtgtgtgtgtgtgtgtgtgtgtgtgtgtgtgagtgtgcatgtgagtacGCATATATGAGGATATCTACAGTACATGATCTACAtgcatgtctttctctcgctctgtgtgtgtgtgtgtgtgcatgtgagtatgcATATTTGAGGATATCTACAGTACATGATCTACATGCatggctttctctctttctctttctctcgctctgtgtgtgtgtgtgtgtgtgtgtgtgtgtgtctgagagactgagtgtctgtgcatgtctgtgtctctgtgtgtgagacagagagagtgtgaggttaTTGCAATACAGACAGTAAGGCAACACATAATAGCTATTGTCAGAGCTCTGTTTCACCCAAGAGCCCAGATCCAGAggcgaacacacagacacagatatatgTGGTTAAATTGAATCCATATTGCAAAGGGAGAGACTTCCATCATTTGCAAAACCAACCGCACCTCCTTGGATTGTTCTGTCTCCACAAAGTGCCAGAGTACAGTTATGAAAGATGATCTATGGAGACAGAGGCTGGAGATGGGCGagcacaaacacgtacacagagATGAGTTTCAGGTGATTTTTGGATGACCTGACAGTGGTTTCATTAAAGGATCATGGATAAAAGCAGTATGCATTGTATTATGCACAGATATCCCTGTCATGTATAGTTCTGatgtccaggctctgggctctgtaaagcgccttgagaccattttattgttctggcgctatataaaaaaattaaaaaatgaattgaattgatgttGAGAATTGGAGTTATTTTCTTTCCTCACTAAACCGCCAATAACGTAATGCCGGTGGATTGTTCTGGCATAGTGAAGTATTCTGCCATTTTACCTGCCAGCtttcagttgaaaaaaaaacatcccaggTACTTCTGACTtcatctctgtctgcctctcgtGTCCTTCTTGGCTAGCCAGACTCGTcttaccccaccacccccccccaaccccccgccccgcctctctctctccttcaccatgTTCCTTCCTCCCTCAATTTCTTTCAATCCCTCCAGCCTTATTTTCCTCAGAATCATTATTCTATGTCTTTTTCCATCTCACTGTGGTCTTTACTTCAGCTATGTCCCTCCCCTCCTTTGTCTCATGATGTTAAGATGTaacatgtaaagtagtatttattgttacaccatgctttttattgctcttagcttgactgttctctcccttgtacgtcgctttggacaaaagcgtcttgctaaatgactaaatgtaaatgtaaatgttaagatGCCAGTGTCATCTCTTCCAttcgtctccttctctccttcctaaACCCACACATCTTCCATTCGTCTCCTTGTCTCCCCTCCTTCCCAAACCCACACATCTTCCTTCCCATGATTATTCTGTTTCCCCTAttcattttcctctttcttttatgTCACCTCTCTCACTACTTCTAATCCTCCCTTCAGTATCTCCATTGCCGAGTCACCACAacctcatctctcccctctctccctcgcaccCCCTTCACCCCCAACTACCTCTCTCCTACTTCATCATTCCTctacctccctccatccctctttcagtctgtctaatcctctatttctctctatccctctttctattccatttctcctctctcccagttTCCCGTTACCAGCCTCTCAACTCAACCCTAcacgcctctctctccatcacctacctctctctctctctctctctttttctactgTTTGGGCGGTAGGGCTGTAGTGTGGTAGgctctgtatgtttttttttggtgtaaGCATGTGTGAAAGTAAGGTAATGGTTTAATGATAAAGGAGCGTCAaacctctttctccccctcgctctccacgtaatttctcctctctcccaacTTTTTCCGGCCTCTCAACTCAACCCTACTCTCACAACACCTcctacttctctccctctttctctcgccccaCTTCCCCCGTCCAATCCCCAgttcagtcccccccccccacccccccatcctcctccctctcccctgggGCTACAGGTAAACAGGTAGCCTCTCAAAGAGCTGCTGCAGAAGCAGAAGAACTAAGGGCCTGTTTGTGCCGTGCAAAACATGGGGGTCccgagggggaggagagaggctcAGGGAACCAAGCAACCAACTCCAAGTACTCTCCAGCTGCCTCTTACTCTCTGAGCGCAGGAGCAGCTGAGAGgctcttagagagagagagagagagagagagagagagagagagagagagagagagagagagagagagagagagaggcagagagggattATGATATTAGATACACAGTATATTATACCTCATGCCGACAGGCCATAATGCATGATCTCATGGAGGCACAGccatgtgcacactcacaatggcagacagacacacacgcaaatgaaacacacacacacacacacacaccactcattctACAACGGCTCTCTACAATAAACATGTTAACAGCCGCACACTGCACatgggaaagggggagggggtggcacacacacacacacacacacgcacatgcacacacacacaccactcattctACAACAGCTCTCTACAGTAAACATGTTAACAGCCCCACACTGCAcatgggaaagagggagggggtggcacacacacaaacacacacacacacacacacacacacacacacacacacacacacacacgcacacacatgcacacacacaccactcattctACAACAGCTCTCTACAGTAAACATGTTAACAGCCCCACACTGCACatgggaaagggggagggggtggcacacacacacacacactcaaacacacacacatgcacacacacacacacataaaatacagcTAGCACTCATCTCAGCCAGTGCATGATAAGCCCTCTGCTTCCCCTTACACAAacagacctacacacagcatctacagacatgctcacatacaGACCAGGGGGAgtggggaaaaagagaaaaaaagcatgtgtgagtgtgtgtctgtgtgtgtgtgtgtgtgtgagtgagtgagtgagtgagtgagtgagtgagtgagtgagtgagtgagagagagagagagagagaaagagagagagagagagagagggagagagagagaattatccTTTCAGAACAGCTGTGTTGGCCATTGGCCTCCTCACTTTAGTAATTTATAGGCTCCACTAGTTGACTTGGGTCTACGTTTATTTAACCTTGAAAAAAACGCAGAGGTTCTGCAGAATCTGTCTGGGATTTTTAAGCGAGCATAGAACTGTAAAATCAAAACCATTACAAGTGTGGGTGTAGGACAATTATCATCCAAATGTACTGAGAAATATTACTACAATGATGTACTaactgtgagtctgtgtgaggtgtgtggggtgtgtgcacatgtaatgtatgcaagtgtggtgtatgcatatatatgagtgtgtgatgtgtatgagCATGGTGTGtacttatctttctctctctctgtatatatatacagtatgtgtgtgtgtgtgtgtgggtgtgtgtgtgtgtgtgtgggtgtgtgtgtccaccatgAGGTTTGAGTCAATGAAGGCATAACCCCAACCGCTACATTCTGCTCTctacaacacaagacaaacaacTTCCTGCATCACGCCTCTGCCTGGCAGATGTGCTTCCAAATGTCCCCCTCatttccatagcaacagagcTCACATCACACCTGGTCCAGAGAGCCGCTCATTTCCCAGGCTGCACAGCGCGCGTCTACATCCCATAATGAGTAACAGGGAAAGACCCAGAGGGAACCGGCGCACTGGAGCGACTGATTCAGGCTCGGTGAAGGCGGTCCTGGCCACAACCAAACTGAATTAAAACCAAACTGAGtcccaaacagaaacacacaccacacacacactagcatacgtaaccacacacacacaagcatacataagcacacacacacacacacacacacacacagacactacacacacacaagcatacattaacacacacacatacacacacacacacacacacacccacacacacacacacacacacacacacacacaaacacacactcacccacccacccacactgaGTACAGAATGGAGCCAAGCAAAGTTGGGGATTTCATGGCAAGTCCTTCCATGGGTTGGTCTTCGGTTtgcttcagtttttttttttttccataaatGCTGGCATCGCTGTTTGGCTATGGATTTGGAGAACTCAGAAAACATGCtcaggagaagggagagacaaTGGAGGGATTATTCTCCAAAGTTCCCTCCAACCACAGctcatcatttctctctctctctctctctttctttctctctctttctccctctctctcgctctctctaacCACAGCTCATCAGAAGGAGCAGAGCATGAGAGAAACGGTGGGGATGCTGGGAGGAGGTCCTCGGATGTCTAAGAGTCGCCCAGCCATGGTCTCTCACTACATCATGCAACGCATCTGTCTTTTGACCAGGACCAGGCCACAGACAAAGGGAAAATGGTGGGTGATGTTTGAGTAAAACAATGGAccagtgaaacaaacaaacaaaccccttGATTTCACAATGGCTCCCATGTGGAGCCGTTATTAGTTTATGTTCCCCTCTGTTAATTGGCAATAGACCTTGTTGTTTCTGGTCCATTTCTTTGCTGTATTATCATGTGCATTTTTTATGTGTCCTTGACCCTTTGATTACACTCAAATCTTAGCATGGACTCCGTTGCCCCATGAGATTGATTCTTCTTTGGGGTTTAATGAGCCGTGCTTGAATAAAAAACAATTCCCACAAGACAATTATCTCCTCAGTTCCCCTCCACAGAACCTCGGAAGCGTCCTTTAAGAGAGCTATTCGTTGGGAAACGAGGCCAGGAATAAAAACCTCACTCCCGTGAGAACCTTGTGGGCTCCCACATTCTCGAACGAGACGCTCTACAGAATGTTACAGGCGTGTAAATTGGAATGTTCCGCCCCGCGATTATCAGCGATCCTCACAGACAGATCAGTCATCCGTACACGAGCTCCTGATGGTGGCGGGCGCTCACCGGCACCTAAGCAATCCCACCCATATGTGGCCTACAGCTGAGAGCCCGCGTGCCTGAGGGGCTTCCGAGCACTCAGGCGTAAGCTATGAGGTGTCAGTGAACACGTTGTTTCAGTGACAGAGAGCTCTTCAGTTCTTGAACTATGTTCTCTGAAAGTCAGTGAGTATAGAAGAATTTTTGGGGGAGTGTTAAGGCTCCTTGACTATatctataaatatatacatacacacatgcacttacactgTACACTATTCTGTATAtagaatatataaatattacacaACAAATATGACATACACGTGTAGAAAAAGTTCCTGAAAATTAAAAAAGGATGATAATATACCTCACATGCCTCACATACTGAATGAAGACCAAACTGACAGAAACATTTTCCTCTGAATGATGAAGTGAATGATCtggacaaacacatgcagactaAACATAGAGCTTTTGTGTACCACGTCTACCGTTGCTACAACCTACAGGCAAGTGTTACCAATGACTAAATTAGTAGCCTAGATACCAGAGTTGTAGGAACATGACTTACAAGCACCAATAACGCCTTGCAGTGCTCTAACTCTGCCTTGTGTCAAAGGTCAACTGTCCCCAGTAGCGGCTAAATTTATGTCAGAGGCAGGCATGCTTTAGAGTTACTTTTGGGGTCAACCGCTCATCCAGCTGTCAAGCACATGtccactgcccacacacacatatagggaCCATCTTGATTAAGGGTGGCCTCGCGATGTGAAAATCCAACCATGGCAGCAATCATGTCATCATCTCTGGTTTATTTACACAAGGACTTTATAGCATACATCCAGCTCATCACACACGCGACTGCAAGCAGAATCACTGCTCCTATGCAATCAAAAAATCCCACAAGACATCCGTTTCTGGCCGCCAAAGCCAGAGGGTCCCAACATAGTCattctggaacacacacacacacacacacgtatacacacacacacacgtatacacacacacacacacacacacacacacacacacacacagagatacactctctctctctctctttccatctaggtctcactctatctctctcccaccatctctctctctctctctctctctctctctctctctctcttactccatctctctcccaccatctctctctctctctctctctctctctttgcgtgtgtgtctttggccaGCACTACCAGCCCATACTCAGCACTCCCTCCTTTCCCACATATGGTTTGAATAAATGTGCTTTACACCACTCTCCACCTAATCAAGTTCAGGCCCTAAAGCACAGCAGTTTGACAACTCCCTCACCCcagtctccctccttctctccctctccctgtttctctatctatctatctatctctctagtGTAGTATATCAATGTATATtctctatgtgtatgtacacacagtACATCTACAGAtatccctcccctcttcccttctccccaTCACCTTTTCCGTCATCCTTCCTCTCATTACCACACTCTTCATCATTAgcaacactttctctctctcttttcctttctttctctctccctccatccaacATCCCAAACGTTTAATTTACTCTCTCAGACCAGTCTTATTAGCTGTCacattaactttttttttactgtttcaAAATCCAcgtgagaagagaaagagaccgaGAGCGAACATTAGAGCCTGAGGCTGACACgtaaaggaagagaggagtaaACGACACAAAGAGGGTTGGGAGAGAGGGTTTGACACTTGTTTATTGGACCAGTATATAGGGCTTTTACCGCACCATTACAGACCTTTAAAACCCTACAACCTCACAACGTGTAAGCAGACAACATATACACTAGAATCcacagaagagagtgagagacagagatacatagacagagagggagagagagagaatgagagagagagacagagagagagagtgagagatagagatagatagacagagagagaaagagaacgagagagagacagagacagagagagagagagtgagagacagagatagatagacagagagagagagagaacgagagagagagagacagagacagagacagagagagagagtgagagtgagagtgagagacagagatagatagacagagagagagagagagagagagagatgacagaacTACAGGTATGGTGATCTAGGAGCAAAGGggcaaagaaaagagagaaagaaggaaagcgCAGGGGTGagcaaatacaaaacaaatacagtaaaatgaaaataataaaaataaatgaataaatcatcTAGGCTGCACAAGGCTTCTCTCAGTCTGCCCTAATCTGATCTAGTCATCTCCTTTACTCAGTCTTGGGACCCAGGTGTGGATCTTTAatcatttgtttgttgatggatGGTAGTTTGTTGGAGATCAGGAGCTTTGATTACAAATTTAATTTGGTCGAGCCCAATGGCTCGTGTCAGGTTGGCACGCTGTCAAGGGCTGCTGCAGTCCTGCAGAGGCTATTTTCTTTCATTAAAGAGCTTTTAGATAATGGCATAAAGGGGTCTTTTCACCTTTGCTCACGTTGTCATCTCTTCTTTCACATTGGAGTGCAATTGCTAACAGGCCTAGCAGACACTGGGTTCTGTTTAATATTCCAGCTGTGGCCagagaatagaacagaatagaattGAATAGAATGCCTCTGATGTCATTGTGCAGCGCAACGGAACATCTTGGCATGTTCCTCATGTTTCCCCAGGTTTCTGGGCTGGTTCCTCGTGTTCTCTGGTGTTTCTGCAGGCAAAGGCCAAACACCAGAGGGAACGTACTGATTCTTAgttctctgttccctctctgaTCAAGCTTACACAGCAGACCAACTCACATTAtgatgtttggatgtgtgtgatttttggatgtgtgtgtgtgtgtgaacttttagatgtgtgtgtgatgtttggatgtgtgtgtgtgtgatgtttggatgtgtgtgtgatctttggATGCCTGACACACCGCTCCCTTTGCATGGCGGTTTAAGATATGTGTGGTTGGGTCAAGGAAACAAAACCGCGGCTGTAGGCACGAGGGCCAGCCTAACACACAGCCTTGGAATCTCGACCTCCGGGTACGATCCTCCCGGCCACCAACGGCTACAGTACCCTTGCAGCAGTACAcaggagcgagtgagagagagagagagagagagaaagagagagaaagagagagagagagagagatagagagagagagaataagagacgCTCTTCCACTCTCCTGGAGAACAACTCAGGGCCTCCTTATTGCCATACAAAGCAAGTTCACGAGGGTGAAGAATGTGGGTAATTTAGTGGGCTGCCCCACTGTCCGCTAAAGCTTCAGAAATAATGGGAAGGGGGGGTGAGGCGGCTGggatgaggggggaaaaaggtATGCTTTATGCCTACACCTCACGCCCACAGCGCCCCGGGTCAGGTATTCCAGCTATCCTTCCCTTACGCCCATCCTtccaaggttttttttattttttatttttttatatatatgccTTGGTCATGTAGAGTTAAGAAGCGCTTGCTGTGAAGTCATTTACAGCTGTGCTTTGCAGAAGGAAATGTGTGACCCAGTTGTCAAAATATTCTCAGCTGTTTTAGGAGGTCGGGATCGGCAGAGgttgtgccggtgtgtgtgtgtgtgtgtgtgtgtgtgtgtgtgtgtgtgtgtgtgtgtcccggtGTGTAATGGAAAAAGTGGCACTCGTGGGCtgcatggtgatgaagtgagcTTTCACGCTGAGAATGATTTCCGTCAACTTGCCAACATGGCTGGGAGCTTGTGTGTTTATTACAAAAGAAACCAAAGTGTGGCGTCAGGGTGTCTTTTTATCCATTTCCCACCCCTGTCTCGTCCTATGTTTCTGTCTCCACcaattcttacacacacacacacacacacacacagacgcacacagagactgacACAGCTCTATGTCattcaacacactcacagaaaaacagtcacacacaaacacaacactctcacaacactggccgtctttctcacacacatatgcgtttgcacatacacacacactcaaacacacgcacacacacacacgcttcaacTCTCTCCCACTGAGCTGGCAGAGAAGACACGGCTCACTGGCCGGCTCTCTTAAGCATGCTGCCTGTGGGCTGCCCAGCAGAGacactgagcctgtgtgtgtgtgtgtgtgtgtgtgtgtgtgtgtttgtgtgtgtgtgtgctggcttcATCAATAAATCACAGAGACTCACAAACTCAGTGTTCTCACctgttagagcacacacactagggatgggcataattaatcgacgatcgattaattgatcattaagaatttcctcgatgaaattattttttcatcgattaaaactaatgcatgttctgttgcgtagtgtgcgtgtaattgatttattttagggctgtcaaagttaacgcgttattctatgagattattgtggcggagattaatgcaatcaaatatttgaacgcagttaacgcaactttgtttacttccggtgcgcgttgacccgtggcacgaaaccgccccttgtctgcagtcagttagatagaagagaccgagacggtagttgaagatggagagagctgagggattgttgggcggaaagtttctgtttaagaggcaaaatgacagaacaatcgacaaaactaaagttgtatgtagcatttgtcaagctgaatgtagctatcacagaagcagctcgtgtttaagttatcaccttaatgcaaagcacccgacagaaagcagtcccaggttagatggtcgccaacccacactccacgacttctctaggaaattaactagaccagtccgtgaaaaggttaccaacgctgtagcagtttaggttgcgggtgactgtcggcccatcaacatagttgaagacggtgggctgactgaggtgattcgaattgcttcaggggacaattcttacgatttacc from Clupea harengus chromosome 18, Ch_v2.0.2, whole genome shotgun sequence includes the following:
- the arsj gene encoding arylsulfatase J, whose product is MFALEVLTTLSMLSCAVCGYSSWGNINAKLPNHVNELDKSSSQPHIIFIMVDDQGFRDVGYHGSEIKTPAIDRLAATGVKLENYYVQPLCSPSRSQLMTGRYQIHTGLQHSIIRPTQPNCLPLENITLPQKMKEAGYATHMVGKWHLGFYKRGCMPTQRGFDTFFGSLLGSGDYYRHYKCDGPGMCGYDLHEGEEAAWEQDRGDYSTLMYTQKAVQILASHNPRQRPLFLYLAFQAVHSPLQVPARYLERYKSIPNLHRRKYAAMVSCLDEAVHNLTMALKRYGYYHNTVIVYSSDNGGQPMAGGSNWPLRGSKGTLWEGGIRAVGFVHSPLLMKKGVRCQGLMHITDWYPTLVTLAGGSLGEEQSLDGYDVWETISEGRPSPRHDILHNIDPIYMRAKNGSWKAGYGLWNTEVQAALRVGHWKLLTGVPGYGDWVPPQTFSTTLLAKHWHSERVRWDRGQSLWLFNISADPYERVDLSLRYPHVVKKMLMRLGRYGRTAVPVRYPAKDYRSNPQYNGGVWGPWYKEEEDDDDDDDDMENNLFDNHLGQTRRKGKMQRKSKLWRKG